A stretch of Gymnodinialimonas phycosphaerae DNA encodes these proteins:
- the fmt gene encoding methionyl-tRNA formyltransferase, with protein MRLIFMGTPDFSVPVLEALNDAGHEIVAVYSQPPRPAGRGKKARPSPVQARAEALGLAVRHPVSLKGAEAQADFAALKADVAVVVAYGLILPQAVLDAPARGCLNIHASLLPRWRGAAPIHRAIMAGDAETGVCIMQMEAGLDTGPVLLRKKTPIGPEETTGALHDRLSTIGAKAIVEALAQLDHLAPEVQPEEGVTYATKIDKSEAKVDWTASAPHINRQILGLSPFPGAWTMVGGKRLKLLQSRVADGNGAAGEVLEGLTVACGDGAVEITRVQPEGKGAMDTKDWLLGARIAPGTILG; from the coding sequence ATGCGCCTGATCTTCATGGGAACGCCTGATTTCTCTGTTCCCGTCCTCGAAGCACTGAACGACGCGGGGCACGAGATCGTTGCCGTCTATTCTCAGCCCCCGCGCCCGGCGGGACGCGGCAAGAAGGCCCGCCCCAGCCCTGTACAAGCGCGCGCCGAGGCTTTGGGCCTGGCCGTGCGCCATCCGGTGTCGCTGAAGGGGGCGGAGGCACAGGCAGATTTCGCCGCGCTGAAGGCCGATGTCGCCGTTGTCGTCGCCTACGGGTTGATCCTGCCGCAGGCCGTGCTGGACGCGCCGGCACGCGGTTGTCTGAATATCCACGCGTCCCTACTGCCCCGGTGGCGCGGGGCAGCGCCGATCCATCGCGCGATCATGGCGGGCGATGCCGAAACGGGCGTATGCATCATGCAGATGGAGGCCGGGCTGGATACCGGCCCTGTCCTCTTGCGCAAAAAGACCCCGATTGGCCCGGAAGAGACGACTGGCGCGTTGCACGACCGCCTGTCCACGATCGGCGCCAAGGCGATTGTGGAGGCTTTGGCGCAACTCGACCATCTTGCGCCAGAGGTGCAGCCCGAAGAGGGTGTCACCTATGCCACCAAGATCGATAAATCCGAGGCGAAGGTGGATTGGACCGCTTCCGCCCCCCATATCAATCGTCAGATCCTGGGCCTGTCGCCGTTTCCCGGCGCTTGGACCATGGTGGGCGGCAAACGTTTGAAGCTGTTGCAGAGCCGCGTGGCCGACGGCAACGGTGCAGCGGGCGAAGTGCTGGAAGGGTTGACCGTCGCCTGCGGTGACGGGGCGGTTGAAATCACGCGTGTCCAGCCCGAGGGCAAGGGCGCGATGGACACGAAAGACTGGCTTCTGGGCGCAAGGATCGCTCCGGGGACCATATTGGGATAA